The genomic region CTATTGCTGTGTTTTGAGGAGATTTCTAAGTTATGATCATTGGGGATGCATGATAGACGTCTTTCAGAGGCTACATTCCAGTTTTCCTGTTTCTTCTGGTTATGGTGGCATCGTTTTGTGTAAAGATCCTGATTCGTTTAGatgtttatttatgtatttgacATCCTTTTATCACATGTTTACCTTCCATTTGGGTTTTCATTAGAATTAGGTGGAGAAGATAATGTAGAAGGAGACACAAGCACCAGATCAAAAGAACAAGAATTGAAGTCCCTAAAAACTTCTGCCTAATATGCTCTCAAAGTGTTTGTATCTAAgtattctttcttttgttatcGTTAATCAGATTTGTTTAATATCAACAAGTATGGTGCCCTGGTCATTATGAGATATTGGTTCCCCTCAGCAATTTTTGCAACTTCAGTAGCTTGTATCAACTTTTGTATGTTAATTTGCTGAGTACTAGATATTAATGATGATGAAATCAATTTTCtgaataattttgtgtttaaNNNNNNNNNNAACTCTCCGGTTCTGAGCTTGTTTTGTGGCTTTGCTTCTagaacaatattattttatgaatttatcacTGATAAATTGCTGCCCCCTTGTCTTCTTGTTTAATTTGACTATGTCAATTGTCTTGGCAAATGAGGCTCTTAGTTGCTCAATTTGCAATTAGACTGCTAGGGATGAAGGACTATGTCCAAAATGTAGAGCTGAATCAATCAAATGCTAGCGATGTGTTTGAACTTGGAATGTTAATGTTTTCACCCATTCTGTTGAACAAATACAATGAAGTTGCTACATGATTTCATATCCTACCTTGAGAGGAATTCATAGGCTTATGATATCCcttgtttttcttgtaaaaCTTTCAGTGGGAAAACATACACTATGGTTGGAACTGAAGATGACCCCGGACTTATGGTTCTCAGTCTAAATACAATCTTTCATCTTATTGAGAAAGACAACAGCTCTGATGATTTTGAAGTTACTTGTTCATACCTTGAAGTCTACAATGAGGTTGGTCATTCACATATTTTCTTCGAGAATATTATGGTGGATACTTGATTGACCAAAAACTCTATGTATtgactttattttcttgcagGTCATTTATGACTTGCTTGTAAAGTCATCAGGTCACTTGGAATTAAGGGAGGATCCAGACCAAGGAATAGTTGTTGCTGGCCTCAGAAGTATCAAGGTAATTCTATCTGTCCTTCAGTATAAATTGTTTCGTATTATGAGACTAgtaaattagtttaaattttttcaaatgctTCATCTATGCAATAACGCTAATACAAAGTTTGAGATGTGATGGATATTTTTATTCCTTCATAGTATGACCATCATGTTCGAGAAGACGCTCTAGACTAAAACATAGAACACGTATCATCTGACCCTAATGCCATTGCTCGGTGTACTCAGGTGAATTCAGCTGACAAGATTCTTGAACTTTTGAATCTGGGAAACAGCAGACGAAAAACTGAAAGCACCGAGGTTAACGAAACTTCCTCACGGTGGGTGATATTTCCTCTATTTTACTAGTTTTCATAACTTTCGCTTCaaactattttctttaaacTCGATTCATAACCTGATCAATCTACTTGAGTACATTAACCTTCCTTTCTAAGTTGATACATTCGTAATCTCTTTTTGACAGATCACATGCAGTCCTAGAGATAAGTGTGACAAGAAAAGAGCAAAAGGAATATCCCAACCAGGTTATCAGAGGAAAACTTTCACTAGTGGATCTTGCGGGCAGGTTTGCTTCTCTATCCAGCATTTATTTCAAatgctttaaaattttcttcttttaaagGTAAGAAACACCTCTTGGAGAATTGACGATGCAGTGAACGAGCATCTGAAACAAATAGTGGGGGCCAAAAATTGAGAGATGGTGCCAATATAAATCGATCACTTCTTGCTTTGGCAAATTGCATAAATGCTTTGGGAAAGCGCCAGAAGAAGGGACTAGCTTATGTGCCATACCGCAATAGGTCTCTGTCTCTCTGCGTGTccctctgtgtgtgtgtgtggttgtGTGGTATAACTGCAATTCCTCCGATGATTATTATGTGCTGTGCGCCCTTCCTGATAATGTAGCTAATCTGAAATTCCCTTCAGCAAGTTGACACGGATTCTTAAAGATGGCCTGAGTGGTAATTCTCAGACAGTAATGATTGCCACTATTTCGCCTGCTGACAATCAGTATCACCATACAGTCAATACTTTGAAGTATGCTGACCGAGCAAAGGAAATTAAGACACATATCCAGGTGCGTAACGTTTATATGAGGAAAGACATGCTTATGAGGCATAACTTTTTATCTACTTATGTTTTTTGGTTACATGCTTTGGAACATATGAGAAAATGAAAGCAGAATGGCTTAATAGGACAGatttgtaatgtttttgtCTTAATTTAACAAAACCTCATCATATACTTAACTGCGGGTGGCTACACGGATTCTTTCTGCCATTCTACTTAACTAGCAGAAACTGAAGTGGTTCATACTCTTATCTATCACCTCTTTCTAAGTTAGATCGATGCTCATTCTGGATTTAGTTTTACGTAATCAGGATATAGTTTTTATATCATTGAATACGAACTCTGCACTAAactttttgtttccttttgaCTTAGTTTGTTGACTtatgattttcttcttgtttcccGTGTGTTGCCTTATAAGTTTGTTTAGATTGATTGTCTGTTGGAACATATGTACTAATAAAGCAAATACTATGGTTCTCAGAAAAATATAGGTACGATAAATGCTCATGTATCAGATTACCAGAAGATGATTGACAATCTTCAGgtaattgttattttcttataatctATGTTTCCAAGTATAAGAGTCATTTTGTAGTACTATGAGAAATCAATTTACTCTGCAGAGTGAGGTTACCCGTTTGAGAATGGAATTAGCTGACAAAGAGTCGCTGCTCAATGCTAAGCTTCCTGAAAAACAAGTGGATGTTGAAATATCTTGGTTAGATGCACTGAGCCAAGAAACCAGTGAAAATGTCCAGGAGAGGATAAATTTACAGAAGGCTCTGATTGAACTTGAAGAAACTAACCTTCGTAATAGAAAGGAACTCCAGCATCTTGATGAAGCTATTGCAAAACAGCAGGTTAAAGTGGCTTCTTCGCCCAGATTATTGGTTACTGGGATAAATTTGAGTTTATAACTTCTGTTATATAGCTGGCCTTTTGTATTTCTCTTCTCCTTTGGCCTTCTACTAGAGACATCATTTATCCAAGTTTTACATAATTCATTTGTGTTGGATGGAGATTAGTGTTTGGCCTAAATATAAGCAGCCTGTATTTCATGATTGCAGGTTATTGAAAATGATGGAGTTGTTGTGCAGGCTTTGCAAACAAGGCGTCAACTGATTCTTGATAATATTCGTGATAATGATGAGCTTGGTGTTAGTTATCAGAAGGTTGTACCCCTGATTGTTCCCTGGTTTTACAATTTTGTCCTCTGCTAACATAAAGCTTATCATTTTTCTACATCATTCAGGAAATTGAAGCAAATGAGAAGCGCCGGGGTCAGCTACAAGATATGATTGATGaagcaattaaaaataatggcAACAAAACATATTTGGGCATTCTCAGCCAATACAGACTGCTGGTAAACAGAATACAATATGCTACAGCATGCTTGATTTTGCTAGAAAATTGCAGTTTGATCTAAACATGAATTCTGGCATCCTCATGCATGTTGTGCTTTCACTTTAAGGACTACactttttagtaatttctcTCTTCAACTGAAGCATCTACATCCATaagtttttctgtttttgctCGCATACGATGTTCTTCGCTTTTCAATTTGGAATGGTTGCTTGTCTTTCAACTTAAGGAAATATTATCCCTTCGAAAGAGCTCATAAGCCATGGTTATATTTCCTGTTTTTCCTCCATGCGCGCATATTTGTTTGAGCCTTGAAGTCATATGCTGCAACTCTGCAGGGAATTACTAACACTGAACTTCAATTCGAAATCGCGATAAGAGATCAAATTATTTACAGCCAAAGAGAAGCACAGAGGAATCTCTGGAATCTTCTCATGAGCTTAGGGCTTGATGAGAAGCAAATAGTAGAGCTTGGTGCAAAGCAAGGAATAACTGTCGAAGACATCCATATGACAACACCACTTGGGCAGTCCAATTTGGCTCATTACCCAAATCTGAAGTATGAACGATATGCTCCATCGTACTGTTCTGCATTTAATGGTCTGTCTGGTGCGGTATCACCTTGCTTATGTCCTCAAGACCGGGAACTCATTTCAAGATCTGTTGCTGTGGACAGCCGGAAACTTCCTCCTACATTTTTCCAGGAGCACCATACttcatattattacatttcCCATGGTTTATACCCATCAGCCAATCAGCAGTGGTGCAGCAAACAACCAAGTTCTCACCTTCGTACCCTTGATCAACGATCACATGGCTTGCGcaaatcatttccaccaatGAGCAGCAACATCACTCCATATGATGATGGTGTTTCAAGTTCATCTTTTAAGACTGACTTTtggcagcagcagcaacaggTATTATTGTAAATGTTGCCATGACTAAGCAGAATGGtggtttcttgatttatataatCTTGCATCGGGAAATCCCTTATGACAATTCTTAACTTCTAACTTTCTGTAGGATGCATGGGCTGTTGCTAATAGGCAGGACATAAATATGAATCCATATGTTGGACGGGGTAGCACCGGTATGGCCACACATCACGGAGGGATAACCCCAGGTATGTTTAGACATCTCGAGCTAGAACAAGGTGTTGGTAACATTAACCCACAGCATGGTTTTCCAAAAACTCCAACTTCCGCCCGGCAGCAGAGTGTTGGAAAGATGCTTCCTTCCCATGTTACTTCAAAGTTCAAGCACAAGCAGTTTTAATGCTGGTGAACTTGATACTTAACTGATTGATTCTTGCAGAACTTTCTTTCCATtggttcattttttcttttaaatcgTGTACCCTCCATAATGTATATACTATAGTGGTGTTAGAAGCAGTTCAAATAGTTTAGGGCATATACATTTAGCTCATTCTTTCGTAtcttaattcattttcttaatcCTGTTTGTGAATAGCATATACCCGAACTACACAAGATTTTTTGCAGAATTAGTTTGTGAATATCTAGAGTTTAATTGTCAGGTTTGTAAATAAGCGTCATGATCTTCAACAGTGATACACGAGTGTATGTAATGTACTTGGCTATGTGCTTTACATTTTCTATGCATTGTTGTGAAGTTGCTCTGTAGATTGAAATTGAGTTGCTTTGAGTAAGTAATAGCAGTATTATTCTGGATaactgttttaaaattttgcataataGTTTCTACTGTGAATCAAAGAAAACACAGCAGAAGAAGGCAGAATATAAGAAATGCCTCTGAGTTCTTGCATGCTGGAAAAATTGGatctctctctccttcttGATGGTATCCTATTGTAGATCACAGCACAGTTTGGTAATTCAAGGAGGTGCGTTAACACCTTCAGCTTGGTGTTCTTTCAGATTAAAAGCAATATTCTACATGTTAATTTCTACATGACTACATATTTTGTGGGGTAAATTAGACTTACATCATGGAGGTTTTGATATCGTTATGACTACTCTTTTTTattgcttgaaaaattacaaatactcacatcacataaaaaataatatgtacaCCCTATATGATGAAGTagaaagtattattttatccatgctattttctcttaaaaaaaaacgTTTGATGAAATGTAAAAAAGAGTAAGAGTaggtaaagtaaataatcatagagcatattaattcataaaaatgttCTAAAAAATTctaccaaaatatataaaattataatttataatttaaaagagcAATTTGGGTAGTTCACCACataaattggatgaaaacctaacaaaGGCTAATAGAATGGGCTCTGATGCGTATGAAGGTCCAGCAACACCACAAAGGTTGAAGgactttcttgaaaattctaagatAATTGGAGGATTAT from Sesamum indicum cultivar Zhongzhi No. 13 linkage group LG3, S_indicum_v1.0, whole genome shotgun sequence harbors:
- the LOC105158559 gene encoding kinesin-like protein KIN-8B isoform X2, with the translated sequence MLRKCLFWILTFRRTTWNSYKIEPRSGDTLLIMHLTLIVPICGKTYTMVGTEDDPGLMVLSLNTIFHLIEKDNSSDDFEVTCSYLEVYNEVIYDLLVKSSGHLELREDPDQGIVVAGLRSIKVNSADKILELLNLGNSRRKTESTEVNETSSRSHAVLEISVTRKEQKEYPNQVIRGKLSLVDLAGSERASETNSGGQKLRDGANINRSLLALANCINALGKRQKKGLAYVPYRNSKLTRILKDGLSGNSQTVMIATISPADNQYHHTVNTLKYADRAKEIKTHIQKNIGTINAHVSDYQKMIDNLQSEVTRLRMELADKESLLNAKLPEKQVDVEISWLDALSQETSENVQERINLQKALIELEETNLRNRKELQHLDEAIAKQQVIENDGVVVQALQTRRQLILDNIRDNDELGVSYQKEIEANEKRRGQLQDMIDEAIKNNGNKTYLGILSQYRLLGITNTELQFEIAIRDQIIYSQREAQRNLWNLLMSLGLDEKQIVELGAKQGITVEDIHMTTPLGQSNLAHYPNLKYERYAPSYCSAFNGLSGAVSPCLCPQDRELISRSVAVDSRKLPPTFFQEHHTSYYYISHGLYPSANQQWCSKQPSSHLRTLDQRSHGLRKSFPPMSSNITPYDDGVSSSSFKTDFWQQQQQDAWAVANRQDINMNPYVGRGSTGMATHHGGITPGMFRHLELEQGVGNINPQHGFPKTPTSARQQSVGKMLPSHVTSKFKHKQF
- the LOC105158559 gene encoding kinesin-like protein KIN-8B isoform X1 is translated as MPSITAPATKKTTTLTVAVKCRPLTERERGRDIVRVRNAKEVLVLDPDLSKDYLELVQNRTKERRYTFDYAFDPNCSNLDVYERSIRSTIVGVVQGLNATIFAYGSTGSGKTYTMVGTEDDPGLMVLSLNTIFHLIEKDNSSDDFEVTCSYLEVYNEVIYDLLVKSSGHLELREDPDQGIVVAGLRSIKVNSADKILELLNLGNSRRKTESTEVNETSSRSHAVLEISVTRKEQKEYPNQVIRGKLSLVDLAGSERASETNSGGQKLRDGANINRSLLALANCINALGKRQKKGLAYVPYRNSKLTRILKDGLSGNSQTVMIATISPADNQYHHTVNTLKYADRAKEIKTHIQKNIGTINAHVSDYQKMIDNLQSEVTRLRMELADKESLLNAKLPEKQVDVEISWLDALSQETSENVQERINLQKALIELEETNLRNRKELQHLDEAIAKQQVIENDGVVVQALQTRRQLILDNIRDNDELGVSYQKEIEANEKRRGQLQDMIDEAIKNNGNKTYLGILSQYRLLGITNTELQFEIAIRDQIIYSQREAQRNLWNLLMSLGLDEKQIVELGAKQGITVEDIHMTTPLGQSNLAHYPNLKYERYAPSYCSAFNGLSGAVSPCLCPQDRELISRSVAVDSRKLPPTFFQEHHTSYYYISHGLYPSANQQWCSKQPSSHLRTLDQRSHGLRKSFPPMSSNITPYDDGVSSSSFKTDFWQQQQQDAWAVANRQDINMNPYVGRGSTGMATHHGGITPGMFRHLELEQGVGNINPQHGFPKTPTSARQQSVGKMLPSHVTSKFKHKQF